A single region of the Arthrobacter sp. zg-Y820 genome encodes:
- the cydB gene encoding cytochrome d ubiquinol oxidase subunit II encodes MISLPTLWFIVLAFLWTGYLFLEGFDLGVGMLMKLMGRSEKDRRVMLNTIGPVWDGNEVWLITAGAMTFATFPLWYAALFSALYIPLVFVLLGLIFRAVSIEYRGKHNDDRWRSRWDWGMALGSFVSAFGVGAALALTTTGLPLNANGDRLGGAFAWFNGYAVLGGLAVVAFCLVHACVFLALKTRGDIEVRARRAVVRWLPLGVLPMAVWAIVVQVQNGKALTLIPLVIAVVAVVLSWTMARRARDGWSFIYMGLFLVAGVFTIFASLYPNVLPSTLDPAWNLTVDNASSSDYTLTVISWVSLFGLPLVVLYQGWTYWVFRKRITAEAIPAAHTVNAQ; translated from the coding sequence GTGATCTCGCTACCCACCCTATGGTTCATCGTCCTGGCCTTCCTGTGGACCGGATACCTCTTCCTGGAGGGATTCGACCTCGGTGTCGGCATGCTCATGAAGCTCATGGGCCGCAGCGAGAAGGACCGCCGGGTCATGCTCAACACCATCGGCCCGGTCTGGGACGGCAACGAAGTGTGGCTCATCACCGCCGGAGCCATGACCTTTGCCACCTTCCCGCTCTGGTACGCCGCGCTGTTTTCGGCGCTCTACATTCCGCTGGTCTTTGTCCTGCTCGGCCTGATTTTCCGGGCCGTGTCCATCGAATACCGCGGCAAGCACAACGATGACCGGTGGCGCAGCCGCTGGGACTGGGGCATGGCCCTGGGCTCCTTCGTCTCCGCCTTCGGCGTCGGCGCCGCCCTGGCGCTGACCACCACCGGCCTGCCGCTGAACGCGAACGGCGACCGGCTCGGCGGAGCGTTTGCCTGGTTCAACGGCTACGCGGTGCTGGGCGGCCTGGCCGTCGTGGCGTTCTGCCTGGTCCACGCCTGCGTGTTCCTGGCCCTGAAGACCCGCGGCGACATCGAGGTGCGGGCCCGCCGCGCCGTCGTGCGCTGGCTGCCGCTGGGCGTGCTGCCCATGGCGGTCTGGGCGATTGTGGTGCAGGTGCAGAACGGCAAGGCCCTGACCCTGATTCCGCTGGTCATTGCCGTGGTCGCCGTGGTGCTGTCCTGGACAATGGCCCGCCGCGCCCGGGACGGCTGGAGCTTCATCTACATGGGCCTGTTCCTGGTGGCGGGCGTGTTCACGATCTTCGCCTCGCTCTACCCGAATGTCCTGCCCTCGACGCTGGATCCGGCCTGGAACCTGACCGTCGACAACGCCTCGTCCTCTGATTACACGCTGACCGTGATCTCCTGGGTGTCGCTCTTCGGACTGCCCCTGGTGGTGCTCTACCAGGGCTGGACCTACTGGGTGTTCCGCAAGCGCATCACGGCTGAGGCGATCCCGGCTGCCCACACGGTGAATGCCCAGTGA
- the cydD gene encoding thiol reductant ABC exporter subunit CydD yields MKPVLPVSAASRRALYLLGLLAAVKAAGLVLLATGIAAGVAGLAAGGPDWRWVLANGVAGAVLRSLAVWGTETVSQRAAAGVKEELRASLTSRALDDGGNVPGMGSGALSVLITRGLDGLDNYYAKYLPALVTCAVVPLLVGLRILSADWLSALVVVLTVPLIPVFMILIGLHTGDKTAAAVDALNRLSDNMLELAKGLPVLVGLGRARAQARALRDVADRYRVRTLETLRVAFLSSLALELIATISVALVAVVIGVRLVNGSMSLELGLLALILAPECYQPLRDLGTAHHASEDGLEALNRTNSVLEAPAAVPLVPEHAAAAAAPGTGLTVAGLTIRYAGRPRPAVSNLSFTVPAGSIAALTGPSGTGKTSVLEALAGLRRSGGDTTLEGTVSGVDRAGIAWIPQHPVLVEDTAAAEIALYSGLGTADEGRRAAVEALAAIDSLHLLDTPTADLSPGEQRRVAVARALARIACQPQVRLLLADEPTAHLDARSAAAVIRALERLRGSVTVLLVAHDSAAASIADRRIPVGAADLPDGPAASPLAGGSGAGTGARSATATSTATADGDSSAGFAGSAGSAHDAVPAPARWRDELADTGTHPVHQSLWKNLLVLRPWSRQFLLALFLGTGATLFAVALTSLSGWLIVRAHEQPPILLLLTAIVGVRFFGIGRSVLRYLERLRLHDAVFRATNSIRIRLWNGLLQRPEGWRRLARGGGALERLVGDVDELRDIAPRVVFAPLTGFLTAVAACIATGLLLPEALPAQIGVCVVGLIAAPLLAHAADAAARAATVRLQSRSMAAMARLLSAAPDLQANSSAAAVFARQQELDARASAAVRRSAWAQGLANALTALACSLGALYMLTLAESAPATVAAVVVLMQLALIEAFIAVNGSIQQFSAWRTLGDKVLPDLGTDEVEPLDGLDAEPDTSAGAEHREANLRNVDAVELRGISYSYPGQTRPVFEDLDLDLYRGSWLAVTGPSGSGKSTLLGVLLGFLVPQEGSFRINGIPAADLPPAARRMAWCPQEAHLFDSTLRGNLLLARDRRQAPGDAEMTAVLDAVGLGPFLSGLPDGLDTRVGGGGHFLSGGQRQRLAVARALLTEADVVLLDEPTAHLDAEAGEQLMADLTVGLRGKSVVVVTHNPADAAWCDRSLALGEPVCAGSQA; encoded by the coding sequence GTGAAGCCGGTGCTTCCGGTCAGCGCCGCCAGCCGGCGGGCGCTGTATCTCCTGGGGCTGCTGGCCGCCGTCAAGGCGGCCGGCCTGGTGCTGCTCGCCACCGGCATTGCCGCGGGCGTGGCCGGGCTGGCCGCCGGCGGGCCGGACTGGCGCTGGGTGCTGGCCAACGGCGTCGCCGGCGCGGTGCTGCGCTCCCTCGCGGTCTGGGGCACCGAGACCGTGTCCCAGCGGGCCGCGGCAGGGGTCAAGGAGGAGCTGCGCGCTTCCCTCACCTCCCGCGCGCTCGACGACGGCGGGAACGTACCGGGGATGGGCAGCGGCGCGCTGAGCGTCCTGATCACCCGCGGCCTGGACGGCCTGGACAACTACTACGCCAAGTACCTGCCCGCCCTGGTGACGTGCGCCGTCGTACCGCTGCTGGTGGGGCTGCGCATTCTGTCCGCCGACTGGCTCAGCGCGCTCGTGGTGGTCCTGACCGTGCCGCTGATTCCGGTCTTCATGATCCTGATCGGCCTGCACACCGGCGACAAGACCGCCGCCGCCGTCGACGCGCTCAACCGGCTCTCCGACAACATGCTGGAGCTGGCCAAGGGCCTGCCGGTTCTGGTGGGCCTGGGCCGCGCCCGGGCCCAGGCCCGCGCGCTGCGCGACGTCGCCGACCGCTACCGCGTCCGCACGCTGGAAACCCTGCGGGTGGCGTTCCTGTCCTCCCTGGCGCTGGAACTGATTGCCACCATTTCCGTGGCACTCGTGGCCGTGGTGATCGGCGTGCGCCTGGTCAACGGATCCATGTCGCTGGAACTGGGCCTGCTGGCGCTGATCCTGGCACCGGAGTGCTATCAGCCGCTGCGCGACCTCGGCACCGCCCACCATGCCAGCGAGGACGGCCTCGAAGCGCTCAACCGCACCAACTCCGTCCTGGAGGCTCCCGCCGCCGTGCCGCTGGTGCCCGAGCACGCCGCCGCGGCTGCCGCTCCCGGAACCGGCCTGACCGTTGCCGGGCTGACCATCCGGTACGCCGGCCGGCCCCGGCCGGCCGTATCGAACCTCAGCTTCACCGTGCCCGCCGGCAGCATCGCTGCCCTGACCGGGCCCAGCGGCACCGGCAAAACCTCGGTGCTGGAGGCACTTGCCGGGCTGCGCCGCAGCGGCGGCGACACCACGCTCGAGGGCACCGTCAGCGGCGTGGACCGCGCCGGCATCGCCTGGATTCCCCAGCACCCCGTGCTGGTGGAGGACACCGCGGCAGCCGAGATCGCCCTCTACTCGGGGCTCGGAACTGCGGACGAGGGACGGCGGGCAGCCGTTGAGGCCCTGGCCGCGATCGACTCCCTGCACCTGCTGGACACCCCCACCGCCGACCTCAGCCCGGGCGAGCAGCGCCGCGTCGCCGTCGCCCGTGCCCTGGCCCGGATCGCCTGCCAGCCTCAGGTGCGCCTGCTGCTCGCCGACGAGCCCACCGCGCACCTGGACGCCCGCAGCGCAGCCGCCGTGATCCGTGCCCTCGAGCGCCTGCGCGGCTCCGTGACCGTGCTGCTGGTGGCCCACGACTCCGCCGCCGCCTCCATCGCCGACCGCCGAATTCCGGTGGGCGCGGCGGACCTTCCGGACGGGCCGGCAGCTTCCCCCCTCGCGGGTGGCTCCGGTGCCGGCACTGGAGCCCGGTCCGCCACCGCCACCTCCACCGCCACCGCCGACGGCGACAGTTCCGCCGGTTTCGCCGGGTCCGCCGGCTCCGCGCACGACGCCGTGCCCGCGCCTGCCCGCTGGCGGGACGAGCTGGCCGATACCGGGACCCATCCGGTGCACCAGTCGCTGTGGAAGAACCTCCTGGTCCTGCGTCCCTGGAGCCGGCAGTTCCTGCTGGCCCTGTTCCTGGGCACCGGCGCCACGCTCTTTGCCGTTGCCCTGACCTCCCTGTCCGGCTGGCTGATTGTCCGCGCCCACGAACAGCCGCCGATCCTGCTGCTGCTCACGGCGATTGTCGGGGTGCGGTTCTTCGGCATCGGGCGGTCCGTCCTGCGGTACCTAGAGCGGCTGCGCCTGCACGACGCCGTCTTCCGCGCCACCAACTCGATTCGCATCCGGCTGTGGAACGGGCTGCTGCAGCGACCCGAGGGGTGGCGCCGGCTGGCCCGCGGGGGCGGCGCCCTGGAGCGGCTGGTCGGGGACGTTGACGAACTGCGCGACATCGCACCGCGCGTCGTTTTCGCACCGCTGACCGGATTCCTCACTGCCGTGGCCGCCTGCATCGCCACCGGCCTGCTGCTGCCCGAAGCACTGCCCGCCCAGATCGGCGTCTGCGTGGTGGGCCTGATTGCCGCCCCGCTGCTGGCCCACGCCGCCGACGCCGCCGCCCGCGCCGCCACCGTCCGGCTGCAGTCCCGGTCCATGGCGGCCATGGCCCGCCTGCTCTCCGCGGCTCCGGATCTGCAGGCCAACAGCAGCGCCGCAGCGGTCTTTGCCCGGCAGCAGGAGCTTGATGCCCGGGCCTCGGCCGCGGTCCGGCGCAGTGCCTGGGCGCAGGGCCTTGCCAATGCCCTCACGGCCCTGGCCTGCTCCCTCGGCGCGCTGTACATGCTCACGCTGGCCGAGTCGGCGCCCGCGACCGTGGCCGCCGTCGTCGTGCTCATGCAGCTGGCCCTGATCGAAGCCTTTATCGCCGTCAACGGATCCATCCAGCAGTTCTCTGCCTGGCGGACGCTGGGCGACAAGGTGCTGCCGGACCTGGGCACCGACGAGGTCGAGCCCCTGGACGGACTCGACGCCGAACCGGACACCTCCGCCGGCGCTGAACACCGGGAGGCGAACCTCCGGAACGTGGATGCCGTCGAGCTGCGCGGCATCAGCTACAGCTATCCGGGCCAAACCCGTCCCGTCTTCGAGGATCTGGACCTGGATCTGTACCGCGGCAGCTGGTTGGCAGTCACGGGGCCGTCCGGCAGCGGAAAGTCCACTCTGCTTGGAGTCCTGCTCGGGTTCCTGGTTCCGCAGGAAGGATCCTTCCGAATCAACGGCATCCCTGCCGCCGATCTGCCTCCGGCCGCGCGGCGGATGGCCTGGTGCCCGCAGGAGGCGCACCTGTTCGACTCCACTCTGCGCGGCAATCTGCTGCTGGCCCGCGACCGCCGGCAGGCTCCCGGCGACGCGGAAATGACTGCGGTGCTGGACGCCGTCGGACTGGGGCCCTTCCTGTCCGGGCTTCCGGACGGACTGGACACCCGTGTGGGCGGCGGCGGGCACTTCCTCTCCGGCGGCCAGCGCCAGCGGCTCGCCGTCGCGCGCGCCCTCCTCACGGAGGCCGACGTCGTCCTGCTGGATGAACCCACCGCTCACCTGGATGCGGAGGCGGGGGAGCAGTTGATGGCCGACCTCACCGTCGGGCTGCGCGGCAAATCAGTGGTTGTCGTGACCCACAATCCGGCCGACGCCGCGTGGTGTGACCGGAGCCTGGCCCTGGGCGAACCCGTGTGCGCCGGATCACAGGCGTAG
- a CDS encoding GNAT family N-acetyltransferase, giving the protein MTTAPPEIPAPTTGLRWRAITADDLDGWLELIRRIAAVDKPGYVDQRADLEHTLASSADNPARDTLLGLDRDGVPRAYGYLVRTEGSDKIHGAGGVDPQWRRRGIGTALLRWQQQRARERLLETGHEAGLLRFMAEEDNASHVALFHAAGARVVRYFTEMTRPLEDGIPDVPLPQGLEYVTFNAGISEALRQAHNEVFRDHWGSEERDVERWQHNVEHPHFRPDWTFVVMDTAAGEIAGYNIASYDPEGKNRHGYTEGYTELLGVRRNWRGLGLAPAMLGEAMRRYKASGMERAGLGVDTENPSGALGLYERLGYVPTYREVFFDLQLLP; this is encoded by the coding sequence ATGACTACCGCGCCTCCTGAAATTCCAGCTCCCACCACCGGCCTGCGCTGGCGGGCGATCACCGCAGACGACCTCGACGGCTGGCTGGAGCTGATTCGGCGCATTGCCGCGGTGGACAAGCCGGGCTACGTGGACCAGCGCGCCGACCTGGAACACACGCTGGCCTCGAGCGCCGACAACCCGGCGCGGGACACCCTGCTGGGACTGGACCGGGACGGGGTCCCGCGTGCCTACGGGTACCTGGTCCGGACCGAGGGGTCGGACAAGATCCACGGTGCCGGGGGAGTGGACCCGCAGTGGCGCAGGCGCGGGATCGGCACCGCCCTGCTGCGCTGGCAGCAGCAGCGGGCCCGCGAGCGGCTGCTGGAAACCGGGCACGAGGCCGGCCTGCTGCGGTTCATGGCGGAAGAGGACAACGCCTCGCACGTGGCGCTCTTCCATGCTGCCGGAGCACGGGTGGTGCGCTACTTCACCGAGATGACCCGGCCGCTGGAGGACGGGATTCCCGACGTTCCGCTGCCGCAGGGGCTGGAGTACGTCACCTTCAACGCCGGCATTTCCGAGGCCCTGCGCCAGGCGCACAACGAAGTGTTCCGGGACCATTGGGGCAGCGAGGAGCGCGACGTCGAACGCTGGCAGCACAACGTCGAACATCCGCATTTCCGGCCGGACTGGACCTTCGTGGTGATGGACACCGCGGCGGGGGAAATCGCCGGCTACAACATCGCCTCCTACGATCCCGAGGGCAAAAACCGGCACGGCTACACCGAGGGCTACACCGAACTGCTGGGCGTGCGCAGGAACTGGCGGGGACTGGGCCTCGCTCCGGCCATGCTCGGCGAGGCCATGCGCCGGTACAAGGCCTCGGGCATGGAGCGCGCCGGGCTGGGCGTCGATACTGAAAACCCCTCCGGTGCCCTGGGCCTCTACGAGCGTCTCGGCTACGTGCCGACCTACCGCGAGGTCTTTTTCGACCTGCAGTTGCTGCCGTAG
- a CDS encoding metal-dependent transcriptional regulator yields the protein MGTNQLSAASEDYLKVIWTAQEWTDEPVTVSALSAHVGNSPSSVSEAVKKLTAQGLLTHARYGSITLTDAGTREAVAMVRRHRLIETFLVEYLDYGWDEVHDEAEHLEHAVSDKMVNALDRRLGHPVRDPHGDPIPSRDGSFPPLAAVRLSACDAGTEATIARVSDIDPELLRYLAGLGLHLDVRVRVLQRQAYAGTLTLAANGEQFELGLPAAQSIWVLPSPAEA from the coding sequence GTGGGTACCAATCAGCTTTCAGCCGCATCCGAGGACTATCTCAAGGTCATTTGGACCGCCCAGGAATGGACCGACGAGCCGGTCACCGTGTCGGCGCTGTCCGCGCATGTGGGCAATTCGCCGTCGTCGGTCTCCGAGGCCGTGAAGAAACTGACGGCTCAGGGCCTGCTGACCCACGCGCGCTACGGTTCCATCACGCTGACCGACGCCGGAACCCGCGAGGCGGTGGCCATGGTGCGCCGGCACCGGCTGATCGAGACGTTTTTGGTGGAGTATCTGGACTACGGCTGGGACGAGGTGCACGACGAAGCCGAACACCTGGAGCACGCGGTCTCCGACAAGATGGTGAACGCCCTGGACCGGCGGCTGGGCCATCCCGTCCGGGATCCGCACGGTGATCCCATTCCGTCCCGGGACGGCAGTTTTCCGCCGCTGGCCGCGGTCCGGCTGAGCGCGTGCGACGCCGGCACGGAGGCCACGATTGCCCGGGTGTCGGACATCGACCCGGAGCTGCTGCGTTATCTGGCCGGGCTCGGACTGCATCTGGACGTGCGGGTGCGGGTGCTGCAGCGCCAGGCCTACGCCGGCACCCTGACGCTGGCAGCCAACGGAGAGCAGTTCGAACTGGGGCTCCCCGCCGCCCAATCCATCTGGGTGCTGCCCTCCCCCGCCGAGGCATAG
- a CDS encoding metal-sensitive transcriptional regulator — protein MSATTEHAQPARGHQDDGSETVSAVQAPSPADPHAGTHGYASDKEAYLKRLRRIEGQVRGIARMVEEDKYCIDVLTQVAAINKALHAVSLGLVQDHISHCVVDAAREADATGNPGLVQEKVQEATDAIGRLLR, from the coding sequence ATGAGCGCAACAACCGAACATGCCCAGCCGGCGCGTGGCCATCAGGATGACGGCTCCGAAACGGTCTCCGCGGTTCAGGCACCCTCACCTGCGGACCCGCACGCGGGCACGCACGGGTACGCCAGCGACAAAGAGGCGTACCTCAAGCGGCTCCGCCGCATCGAGGGGCAGGTCCGCGGCATTGCCCGGATGGTCGAGGAAGACAAATACTGCATCGACGTCCTGACCCAGGTCGCAGCGATCAATAAGGCGCTGCACGCCGTCAGCCTGGGGCTCGTCCAGGACCACATCTCGCACTGCGTGGTCGACGCGGCCCGCGAGGCCGACGCCACCGGCAATCCGGGACTGGTGCAGGAAAAGGTCCAGGAGGCCACAGACGCCATCGGCCGGCTGCTGCGCTAG
- a CDS encoding heavy-metal-associated domain-containing protein, producing the protein METTLNVSGMTCGHCASSVTEELTALDGVDSVSVDLNAGGISTVVVTSHRALAPEELGEAVAEAGYLVVEASA; encoded by the coding sequence ATGGAAACCACACTGAACGTCTCCGGCATGACCTGCGGGCACTGCGCCTCATCCGTCACCGAGGAACTTACTGCCCTTGACGGCGTCGACAGCGTCAGCGTTGACCTGAATGCCGGAGGCATCTCGACCGTCGTCGTCACCTCGCACCGCGCCCTTGCACCCGAGGAGCTGGGTGAGGCCGTCGCGGAGGCCGGCTACCTCGTGGTGGAAGCTTCCGCCTAA
- a CDS encoding heavy metal translocating P-type ATPase: MSTEELLQQPQPRVIDLKIEGMTCASCVARVERKLGKLDGVEATVNLPLESARVTVPEGVTDEQIVQTVDSAGYRARLVRPAGATRVAAGPANHAADPHSGPGADAHEAHEGAPAGMHDGGAVDHMAHGGTAASLRPRLILAAALTLPVFLVSMVPALQFSNWGWVAAVLSLPVVTWSAWPFHRAAAINARHFASTMDTLVSLGVIASYLFSLATLLADPALTAHAGMAGMTGMDGLPEPAHANLYFEVAAVVVTFLLLGRYLEANAKARAGDALKALLSLGAKDATVLRNGAEVRVPADRLQVGDIIVVRPGEKIAADGVVADGRSAVDASLITGESVPVDVGPGDSVTGATVNTSGRLLVRATRVGSETTLAQMGRMVSEAQSGKAPIARLADRISAVFVPIVLGVAVLAFVLWLLFTGDVQAAFTAAVAVLVIACPCALGLATPVGLLTGTGRGAQLGILIKGPQVLEDTRTVDTIVLDKTGTVTDGRLSVVRTLAFATAGAGISVPAGPDAAAAELLRLAGAVEAAGEHPIAVAIAGAAQKAAASVGQSSALTGRLPAVTGFDSAPGGGVRGTVEGHAVVAGRPGWLEENGISLPADAATLLRAEQDAGSTAILVAVDGRAAGIISLRDNLKPGSAAAIARLRALGLRPVLLTGDNAVVAARVADAVGIAPEDVLADVRPAGKVEAIKRFQAQGATVAMAGDGVNDAPALAQADLGIAMGSGTDVAIDAADLTVMGNDLGQVATAIELSRRTLRTIKTNLFWAFFYNAVGIPVAALGLLNPMIAGAAMAASSVLVVGNSLRLRSFGRQHLPANQHR, translated from the coding sequence ATGAGTACCGAAGAACTGCTTCAGCAGCCGCAGCCGCGGGTCATCGACCTCAAGATCGAGGGCATGACCTGCGCTTCCTGTGTTGCCCGGGTGGAACGCAAACTCGGCAAGCTCGACGGCGTTGAGGCCACTGTCAACCTTCCGCTGGAATCCGCGCGAGTGACGGTGCCGGAGGGCGTGACCGATGAGCAGATCGTGCAGACCGTCGACTCGGCCGGCTACAGGGCGCGCCTGGTCCGCCCGGCGGGCGCAACACGGGTGGCCGCCGGCCCGGCGAACCATGCGGCAGATCCGCACTCCGGGCCCGGTGCGGATGCGCACGAAGCGCACGAAGGCGCCCCCGCCGGCATGCACGACGGCGGGGCCGTGGACCATATGGCCCACGGCGGAACCGCCGCCAGCCTGCGTCCGCGGCTGATCCTGGCCGCCGCGCTCACCCTTCCGGTCTTCCTCGTATCGATGGTCCCCGCCCTGCAGTTCAGCAATTGGGGCTGGGTTGCCGCGGTCCTGTCGCTGCCGGTGGTCACCTGGTCCGCCTGGCCATTCCACCGGGCCGCGGCCATCAACGCCCGGCACTTCGCCTCGACAATGGACACCCTGGTGTCCCTGGGCGTCATAGCCTCCTACCTGTTCTCCCTGGCGACCCTCCTCGCGGACCCGGCCCTCACCGCGCACGCCGGCATGGCAGGCATGACAGGCATGGACGGTCTGCCTGAGCCCGCGCATGCCAACCTCTACTTTGAAGTGGCCGCCGTGGTGGTCACGTTCCTGCTGCTGGGCCGCTACCTGGAAGCCAATGCAAAGGCCCGTGCCGGTGACGCCCTGAAGGCGCTGCTCAGCCTGGGCGCCAAGGATGCCACGGTGCTGCGCAACGGTGCCGAAGTCCGGGTTCCCGCGGACCGTTTGCAGGTCGGAGACATCATCGTGGTCCGCCCGGGTGAGAAGATCGCTGCCGACGGCGTGGTCGCGGACGGCCGCTCCGCCGTCGATGCCTCCCTGATCACCGGCGAGTCAGTGCCGGTGGACGTGGGCCCGGGGGATTCCGTTACCGGTGCCACCGTGAACACCTCCGGCCGGCTGCTGGTGCGGGCCACCCGGGTCGGCAGCGAAACCACCCTGGCCCAGATGGGACGGATGGTCAGCGAAGCGCAGTCCGGGAAGGCTCCGATTGCCCGGCTGGCCGACCGGATCAGCGCCGTTTTTGTCCCCATCGTGCTGGGCGTCGCCGTGCTGGCCTTCGTCCTGTGGCTGCTCTTTACCGGCGATGTGCAGGCGGCGTTCACCGCCGCCGTCGCGGTGCTGGTGATCGCCTGCCCGTGTGCCCTGGGCCTGGCGACTCCGGTGGGCCTGCTGACCGGTACCGGACGCGGCGCCCAGCTGGGCATCCTGATCAAGGGCCCGCAGGTGCTTGAGGACACGCGGACCGTGGACACCATCGTGCTGGACAAGACCGGAACGGTCACCGACGGCCGGCTCTCAGTGGTGCGGACCCTGGCCTTCGCAACAGCCGGTGCCGGGATCTCGGTGCCGGCGGGCCCGGATGCCGCCGCCGCCGAGCTGCTGCGGCTCGCCGGAGCCGTGGAGGCGGCGGGGGAGCACCCCATCGCCGTCGCCATCGCCGGTGCGGCGCAAAAGGCGGCCGCCTCCGTCGGCCAGTCTTCCGCTCTGACCGGCCGGCTGCCTGCGGTGACCGGGTTTGATTCCGCACCGGGCGGCGGTGTGCGGGGCACCGTGGAGGGGCACGCCGTCGTGGCCGGCCGCCCCGGCTGGCTGGAGGAGAACGGCATTTCCCTGCCCGCGGACGCTGCGACTCTGCTCCGCGCGGAGCAGGACGCCGGCTCCACGGCGATCCTGGTGGCGGTGGACGGCCGCGCCGCCGGAATCATCAGCCTGCGGGACAACCTCAAGCCCGGATCGGCGGCCGCCATCGCGCGGCTGCGGGCCCTGGGCCTGCGGCCGGTGCTGCTGACCGGCGACAACGCCGTGGTGGCCGCCCGCGTGGCCGACGCCGTCGGCATTGCTCCCGAAGACGTCCTCGCCGACGTCCGTCCGGCGGGCAAGGTGGAGGCCATCAAGCGGTTCCAGGCGCAGGGGGCCACCGTGGCGATGGCCGGCGACGGCGTGAACGACGCCCCGGCCCTGGCGCAGGCGGACCTGGGCATTGCGATGGGCTCGGGCACCGACGTCGCCATCGACGCCGCGGACCTGACCGTGATGGGCAACGACCTGGGCCAGGTGGCCACCGCCATCGAACTGTCCCGGCGCACGCTGCGCACGATCAAGACCAACCTGTTCTGGGCCTTCTTCTACAACGCGGTCGGCATTCCCGTGGCGGCGCTGGGCCTGCTCAATCCGATGATCGCCGGCGCCGCGATGGCCGCCAGCTCCGTGCTCGTGGTCGGGAACTCGCTGCGGCTGCGCAGCTTCGGCCGGCAGCACCTTCCCGCGAACCAGCACCGGTAG